Proteins found in one Microbacterium sp. LWS13-1.2 genomic segment:
- a CDS encoding NAD(P)-dependent oxidoreductase, producing MSEAQVPYDQCNRLFSQRSEEMAAKPTVGWIGVGRMGYQLAKRLLDAGYDVAVYNRTREKAESLVEFGASVVDKPVELAGRDIVFSMVSASHDLEQVILGQDGLLTDEGRAPKILGDASTVSSQASAGVREIAESRGVGFLATPVSGNPKVISIGKLTVAASGPRDVFDAALPLLETWGRGVTYVGEGEVARTVKIAHNVFLGVVTQSLAEITVLAEKAGVSREAFLTFLNDSVMGSVFTQYKTPAFVNLDFTPTFTNVLLQKDFDLGLAAAQDLGVVMPVAAVTRNIVAQEVGNGNIDQDFASLLLTAARGSGLDIASEDAPVSDGLEAD from the coding sequence GTGAGCGAAGCGCAGGTCCCTTACGATCAATGCAATCGATTGTTTAGCCAGAGGAGTGAAGAGATGGCCGCGAAGCCGACCGTTGGGTGGATCGGTGTGGGACGCATGGGATATCAGTTGGCCAAGCGCCTCCTGGACGCCGGGTACGACGTCGCGGTATACAACCGGACCCGCGAGAAGGCTGAGTCTCTGGTGGAGTTCGGCGCATCGGTCGTAGACAAGCCGGTCGAGCTGGCCGGTCGCGACATCGTGTTCAGCATGGTCTCTGCCTCCCACGACCTCGAGCAGGTGATCCTCGGTCAGGACGGCCTTCTCACCGACGAGGGTCGCGCTCCGAAGATCCTCGGGGACGCCTCTACGGTGTCGTCACAGGCGAGCGCCGGGGTGCGAGAGATTGCGGAATCCCGGGGCGTCGGGTTTCTCGCCACCCCGGTTTCGGGAAACCCCAAGGTGATCTCCATCGGCAAGCTCACGGTCGCGGCATCCGGACCACGCGACGTCTTCGACGCGGCCCTGCCACTGCTGGAGACGTGGGGGCGAGGCGTGACCTACGTCGGCGAAGGTGAGGTCGCCCGTACGGTCAAGATCGCACACAACGTGTTTCTCGGCGTTGTGACCCAGTCCCTCGCAGAGATCACCGTGCTCGCTGAGAAGGCTGGCGTGTCGCGAGAGGCATTCCTGACTTTTCTCAACGACTCCGTGATGGGATCGGTGTTCACGCAGTATAAGACGCCCGCATTCGTCAATCTGGACTTCACCCCCACCTTCACAAATGTCCTTCTGCAGAAGGACTTCGACCTCGGACTCGCCGCCGCCCAGGACCTCGGCGTCGTCATGCCAGTGGCGGCGGTCACGCGCAACATCGTTGCGCAGGAGGTCGGCAACGGAAACATCGACCAGGACTTCGCCTCGCTGCTTCTCACTGCGGCGCGGGGTTCAGGCCTGGACATTGCCTCCGAGGATGCGCCCGTCAGCGACGGACTCGAAGCCGACTGA
- a CDS encoding GNAT family N-acetyltransferase — translation MTTAAAARRHALRIATDAGVLLRRPHEADAAGVFAAHGDPTVYRYDPEETHTDVEHSARFLEPMLEHWAEHGFGYWAVLIPASDWPEGVPGADVDDGARVFAGLGGIRNHRMAGQPVLNVYYRFAPAAQGRGLARIVVDQALVLAPLVAPGTDVVVRTRPANAVARHVAERAGFLDEGLEPGTTDMQLLRYRF, via the coding sequence ATGACGACCGCAGCGGCGGCGCGCCGACACGCGCTGCGGATCGCCACCGACGCAGGAGTGCTGCTGCGCCGGCCGCACGAAGCGGACGCCGCGGGCGTGTTCGCCGCCCACGGCGACCCCACCGTCTACCGCTACGACCCTGAGGAGACGCACACCGACGTCGAGCACTCCGCGCGCTTCCTGGAGCCGATGCTCGAGCACTGGGCGGAACACGGGTTCGGTTACTGGGCGGTGCTCATCCCTGCCTCGGACTGGCCGGAGGGCGTGCCCGGAGCCGACGTCGACGACGGCGCGCGGGTGTTCGCCGGTCTCGGCGGCATCCGGAATCACAGGATGGCGGGCCAGCCCGTGCTGAACGTCTACTACCGCTTCGCCCCGGCCGCGCAGGGGCGAGGACTGGCACGCATCGTCGTGGATCAGGCGCTCGTGCTCGCGCCCCTCGTCGCGCCGGGCACCGATGTCGTGGTGCGCACCCGTCCGGCGAACGCGGTCGCGCGCCATGTCGCCGAACGCGCCGGTTTCCTCGACGAGGGTCTGGAGCCCGGCACCACCGACATGCAGCTGCTGCGCTACCGCTTCTGA
- a CDS encoding Xaa-Pro peptidase family protein — protein MIRYALLMRGHDPILWDFGSAVRHHKLYSDWVPEENYRAGFLGFRGAVAPEGAGLMKDAVSEIRSLLKAAGLADAPLGIDIVEPPFLFELQRQGLTVVDAQQAMLDARVIKSQDEIVLLNQAAAMVDGVYQDIAEALKPGVRENEIVALANKRLYEYGSDQVEAVNAISGERCNPHPHNFTDRIIRPGDQAFFDIIHSFNGYRTCYYRTFGVGWATPSQRDAYQQAREWMDVALDAIKPGVGSDQVASVLPAAEDFGFENELAAFGLQFAHGLGLGLHERPIISRLNSMKDPVELKPGMVFAMETYCPASDGISAARIEEEVVVTDYGIEVLTRFPAQELFVANQY, from the coding sequence ATGATCCGTTACGCGCTCCTGATGCGTGGTCACGATCCGATTCTGTGGGACTTCGGCTCGGCGGTGCGTCATCACAAGCTGTACTCGGACTGGGTGCCCGAGGAGAACTATCGAGCCGGATTCCTCGGCTTCCGTGGCGCGGTGGCACCCGAAGGTGCTGGGCTGATGAAAGATGCGGTCTCGGAGATCCGCTCCCTGCTGAAGGCTGCCGGACTCGCCGACGCGCCACTGGGCATCGACATCGTCGAGCCCCCCTTCCTGTTCGAGCTGCAACGCCAGGGTCTCACCGTAGTCGATGCCCAGCAGGCCATGCTCGACGCCCGAGTGATCAAGAGCCAGGACGAGATCGTGCTCCTCAATCAGGCCGCGGCGATGGTCGACGGGGTCTACCAGGACATTGCGGAGGCGCTGAAGCCTGGGGTGCGGGAGAACGAAATCGTGGCGCTCGCGAACAAGCGTCTCTATGAGTACGGCTCGGATCAGGTCGAGGCCGTCAATGCGATCTCGGGCGAGCGGTGCAACCCGCACCCGCACAACTTCACGGACCGGATCATCCGCCCCGGCGACCAGGCCTTCTTCGATATCATCCATTCGTTCAACGGCTACCGCACGTGCTACTACCGCACGTTCGGCGTCGGCTGGGCCACCCCGAGCCAGCGGGACGCATACCAGCAGGCGAGGGAGTGGATGGACGTCGCACTGGACGCGATCAAGCCGGGCGTGGGAAGCGACCAGGTCGCCAGCGTGTTGCCGGCCGCCGAAGATTTCGGATTCGAGAACGAACTGGCCGCCTTCGGTCTGCAGTTCGCGCACGGTCTCGGCCTCGGTCTGCACGAGAGGCCGATCATTTCCCGGCTGAACTCGATGAAGGATCCCGTCGAGCTGAAACCGGGGATGGTGTTCGCCATGGAGACATACTGCCCAGCGTCCGATGGCATCTCGGCGGCGCGCATCGAGGAAGAGGTCGTTGTCACCGACTACGGCATCGAGGTGCTCACCAGGTTCCCGGCGCAAGAGCTCTTCGTCGCGAACCAGTACTGA
- a CDS encoding PEP-utilizing enzyme: MAKTTDPDARERLGEVTVAVTAAMHPYSGVKCVNLSSISCRKRRRIPNSFAVIARSIGQSGEVMTLDTMAAAAARGSSALTARAAVSVWDGTGSTVALETMWSAQLSQVHKAGDIEQYPAQMRAAYAHGRHVRGSAVITGVAVADRAGFRISDAEVEELARHALIIEEYHGRPLDNEWGEGRAIGQKIGAGPVRVMTATDQIDQLPSGDVRPADMTDPDWEPIMELASAIVTTRGDRTCHTSIIARELGIPAVEGSGNATHVLVDAQEVTEFCAEDDIGSVYQGIPRALQELETLESPLRDEIAERISACASPREYFVRRVAEGVSILGAAFAPEPVIVLIPDTVVETWLSLSSGAQTDATVLTRWTV, encoded by the coding sequence GTGGCCAAAACCACCGATCCGGATGCCCGCGAGCGCCTCGGTGAGGTGACGGTCGCAGTCACGGCCGCGATGCATCCTTACTCTGGGGTGAAATGTGTGAATCTTTCCTCAATTTCGTGCCGCAAGAGGCGAAGAATTCCAAATAGCTTTGCCGTGATAGCCCGGTCTATCGGGCAGAGCGGAGAGGTGATGACCCTCGACACAATGGCTGCGGCTGCAGCCCGCGGGAGCAGCGCGCTCACAGCACGGGCCGCGGTCTCGGTGTGGGACGGCACCGGGAGCACGGTCGCCCTGGAGACGATGTGGTCTGCGCAGTTGAGTCAGGTTCACAAAGCGGGCGACATCGAGCAGTACCCCGCTCAGATGCGCGCCGCCTACGCGCATGGACGTCACGTGAGGGGTAGCGCCGTCATCACGGGCGTTGCCGTCGCCGATCGCGCCGGGTTCCGCATCTCGGATGCAGAGGTCGAGGAGCTCGCTCGGCATGCGCTGATCATCGAGGAGTACCACGGCCGGCCGCTGGACAACGAGTGGGGCGAGGGACGTGCGATCGGACAGAAGATCGGCGCGGGACCAGTCCGCGTCATGACCGCGACCGACCAGATAGACCAGCTCCCGTCAGGCGACGTGCGCCCTGCCGACATGACGGATCCGGACTGGGAGCCCATCATGGAACTCGCCTCCGCCATCGTCACCACCCGCGGCGATCGCACTTGCCACACCTCGATCATTGCGCGGGAGCTCGGCATCCCCGCCGTCGAAGGCAGCGGCAACGCCACTCACGTCCTCGTTGACGCCCAAGAAGTGACGGAGTTCTGCGCCGAGGACGACATCGGATCCGTCTACCAGGGCATTCCCCGCGCGCTGCAGGAACTCGAAACCCTCGAGTCGCCGCTGCGCGATGAGATTGCCGAGCGGATCAGCGCCTGCGCATCGCCTCGGGAGTATTTCGTCCGACGGGTCGCTGAAGGCGTCTCGATTCTCGGCGCCGCGTTCGCGCCCGAACCGGTGATCGTGCTCATTCCCGACACCGTGGTCGAGACGTGGCTGTCACTGTCGTCAGGGGCGCAGACGGATGCCACGGTGCTGACCCGATGGACTGTCTGA
- a CDS encoding PHB depolymerase family esterase, with the protein MINPASRPRRGTILRAHRSAKIGASAAALALAASLASCAGSPTAQPPTAIEEECSIPLEPGVHEVALTSGGGSRPFLLYVPTSYDGHTPVPVVINGHGSTSDGSEQLAYSAMMPIADSHGFAIAAPTGAVEFTRGFIWNFPGFPLYGGTSLAPEGTPDDDLMIRDLIAALPLAICADEARVYATGFSAGGRMASRLACEDADLIAAIGAVGGLRAGPEPDATDCHPSRPVPVIAFHGDADPVNKFEGGTGTSTNFGYGVEDAVAQWALINECDSTPTRTAVTATVDLSAYSDCSDGSEVAFYTVEGGGHTWPGSGFLLPADQFGETDQSINASELMWEFFSRHRLPAS; encoded by the coding sequence ATGATCAACCCGGCATCACGTCCTCGACGCGGAACAATTCTTCGCGCCCACCGATCAGCCAAGATAGGAGCGAGCGCAGCCGCATTGGCTCTCGCCGCGAGCCTCGCGTCGTGCGCGGGCTCTCCGACTGCGCAGCCGCCCACGGCGATCGAGGAGGAATGCTCCATCCCGCTGGAGCCCGGTGTCCACGAGGTGGCCTTGACATCCGGCGGCGGATCGCGGCCATTCCTGCTCTACGTGCCGACGTCCTATGACGGTCACACACCCGTCCCCGTCGTGATCAATGGCCATGGCAGTACCAGTGACGGCAGCGAGCAACTCGCATACAGCGCCATGATGCCGATCGCGGACTCACATGGCTTCGCCATCGCGGCGCCCACTGGCGCCGTCGAGTTCACCCGCGGATTCATCTGGAACTTCCCGGGCTTCCCGTTGTACGGCGGGACGAGCCTCGCTCCGGAGGGCACGCCCGACGACGATCTCATGATTCGCGACTTGATCGCCGCGTTGCCGCTGGCGATCTGCGCCGACGAGGCCCGTGTGTACGCCACCGGGTTCTCCGCGGGTGGCCGAATGGCCTCCCGGCTCGCCTGCGAGGACGCCGACCTGATTGCGGCCATCGGCGCGGTCGGTGGGCTGCGGGCAGGCCCCGAGCCTGACGCGACAGACTGCCACCCCTCCCGACCCGTGCCGGTGATCGCGTTCCACGGTGATGCCGACCCCGTCAACAAGTTCGAGGGAGGTACCGGCACCTCGACGAACTTCGGCTACGGCGTTGAGGATGCCGTAGCACAGTGGGCCCTCATCAACGAATGCGATTCGACCCCGACGCGCACGGCCGTCACCGCGACCGTCGATCTCAGCGCGTACTCAGATTGCTCGGACGGTAGCGAGGTGGCGTTCTACACCGTGGAAGGTGGCGGACACACCTGGCCCGGAAGCGGCTTCCTGCTCCCCGCGGACCAGTTCGGCGAGACCGACCAGTCGATCAACGCGAGCGAGTTGATGTGGGAGTTCTTCTCTCGGCATCGACTCCCCGCGAGCTGA
- a CDS encoding sulfite exporter TauE/SafE family protein has translation MNEQSTTGGAPSVSRVVPICIGIGLLAGTLSGMFGVGGGTVIVPMLVFFLGFDQRRAAGTSLAAIVLTAPVGVVAYALNGSVNWIAGLVLAAGAVVGAQIGTWLLPRISQIALRWAFVAFLVGVIVSLFLVIPSRDALFELSWLSGAGLVALGVVTGTVAGLIGVGGGIIVVPALMLGFGMSDLTARGTSLLMMIPTAVSGTVGNIRRTNVDLLAAGVVGVASCATTALGVWIATLLEPQVANALFAAFLAFIAIQMAIRAVRAGRA, from the coding sequence ATGAACGAGCAGAGTACGACCGGCGGTGCCCCGTCCGTCAGTCGAGTCGTGCCTATCTGCATCGGCATCGGCCTGCTGGCCGGCACGCTTTCCGGGATGTTCGGAGTGGGTGGCGGCACGGTGATCGTCCCGATGCTGGTGTTCTTCCTCGGCTTCGATCAGCGTCGCGCGGCTGGCACTTCGCTGGCTGCCATCGTGCTGACGGCTCCCGTAGGCGTAGTGGCCTACGCGCTGAATGGATCGGTGAACTGGATCGCAGGGTTGGTGCTGGCCGCCGGCGCCGTCGTGGGTGCTCAGATCGGAACTTGGCTGCTACCGAGGATCTCCCAGATCGCGCTGAGGTGGGCGTTCGTCGCCTTCCTCGTCGGCGTGATCGTCAGCTTGTTCCTGGTCATCCCGTCCCGCGATGCGTTGTTCGAACTCTCGTGGTTGAGCGGGGCAGGACTGGTCGCATTGGGGGTTGTGACCGGCACCGTCGCTGGGCTGATCGGGGTGGGTGGCGGCATCATCGTGGTCCCTGCGCTGATGTTGGGATTCGGAATGAGCGACCTGACGGCGAGAGGCACGTCGCTTCTCATGATGATCCCGACCGCCGTGTCGGGCACCGTGGGCAACATTCGGCGTACGAATGTCGACCTCCTCGCGGCTGGGGTGGTCGGGGTCGCGTCGTGCGCCACCACTGCTCTCGGTGTCTGGATCGCCACTCTGCTCGAGCCGCAGGTCGCCAACGCGCTCTTCGCGGCTTTTCTCGCGTTCATCGCGATCCAGATGGCCATCCGGGCCGTGCGCGCCGGAAGGGCCTGA
- a CDS encoding glyceraldehyde-3-phosphate dehydrogenase, giving the protein MSAFAFAFHAHRDEWVAREEIAESLIPLIGGLYRDHGVVTSIHGHRLINLSATGVIEMHDRARELGHDELTLAQSGVVLAALREIRPGPASIDIARLAASLREAGDGVDAVRHVRAELARVPTASPLRASADVVLYGFGRIGRLLARILISQAGSGHGLRLRAIVVRRGSDNDLSKRASLLARDSVHGPFAGSVTVDHEADVLIANGTRIQVIYADDPAIIDYTAYGIDDAIVVDNTGRWRDQAGLAQHLSSTGVSRVLLTAPGKAPVKNIVHGINDDAITQDDRILSAASCTTNAITPVLAAIDEAYGVARGHVETVHSFTNDQNLTDNFHRGDRRGRSAVLNMVITETGAAEAVAKALPQLAGRLTGSSIRVPTPDVSLAILHLTLERPAARDEVNDYLRRVSLHSQLRQQIDYVESPEVVSSDFVGSHRAGIVDGLATIADGVNLVLYVWYDNEFGYSCQVVRVLERMAGTHAVVVPARAEVRLGSAAAV; this is encoded by the coding sequence ATGTCTGCATTTGCATTCGCATTCCACGCTCATCGCGACGAGTGGGTCGCGCGTGAAGAGATCGCGGAGTCCCTGATCCCGTTGATCGGCGGGCTGTACCGCGACCACGGCGTGGTGACCTCGATCCACGGTCACCGGCTCATCAACCTGTCGGCGACCGGCGTGATCGAGATGCACGACCGGGCGCGCGAGCTCGGACACGACGAGCTGACGCTGGCGCAGAGCGGTGTGGTGCTCGCAGCCCTGCGCGAGATCCGGCCGGGACCGGCGTCGATTGACATCGCGCGCCTCGCCGCGTCGCTGCGCGAAGCGGGCGACGGCGTCGACGCGGTCCGTCACGTCCGCGCCGAGCTGGCGAGGGTCCCGACCGCGAGTCCGCTGCGGGCGAGCGCGGACGTGGTCCTATACGGGTTCGGCCGCATCGGTCGCCTCCTGGCACGCATTCTCATCAGTCAAGCGGGAAGCGGCCACGGACTGCGACTGCGGGCCATCGTCGTGCGGCGCGGGTCCGACAACGACCTCTCGAAACGCGCGAGTCTTCTCGCGCGCGACTCGGTGCACGGTCCGTTCGCCGGATCAGTGACAGTGGATCACGAGGCGGACGTGCTCATCGCGAACGGCACCCGCATCCAGGTGATCTATGCGGACGACCCGGCGATCATCGACTACACCGCTTATGGCATCGACGACGCGATCGTCGTGGACAACACCGGCCGGTGGCGCGACCAGGCAGGGCTCGCCCAGCACCTGTCGAGCACCGGAGTGTCGCGAGTGCTGCTGACGGCGCCGGGCAAGGCGCCGGTGAAGAACATCGTGCACGGCATCAACGACGATGCGATCACGCAAGACGACCGCATCCTGTCGGCGGCGTCGTGCACGACGAACGCCATCACGCCGGTGCTCGCCGCGATCGACGAGGCCTACGGCGTCGCGCGCGGCCACGTCGAGACGGTGCACTCGTTCACCAACGACCAGAACCTCACCGACAATTTCCACAGGGGCGACCGGCGCGGACGCTCGGCGGTCCTGAACATGGTGATCACGGAGACCGGTGCGGCCGAGGCCGTCGCCAAGGCATTGCCGCAGTTGGCAGGCAGGCTCACTGGGTCGAGCATCCGAGTCCCCACCCCCGATGTGTCGCTGGCGATCCTCCATCTCACGCTTGAGCGTCCCGCCGCGCGCGACGAGGTCAACGACTACCTGCGGCGGGTCTCGCTGCACTCACAGCTGCGTCAGCAGATCGACTATGTGGAGTCGCCAGAGGTGGTTTCCAGCGACTTCGTCGGGTCGCACCGCGCCGGGATCGTGGACGGGCTCGCCACGATCGCCGATGGCGTGAACCTCGTGCTCTACGTCTGGTATGACAACGAATTCGGGTACTCCTGCCAGGTGGTCCGCGTGCTCGAACGGATGGCTGGGACACACGCGGTCGTCGTCCCGGCACGTGCCGAAGTCCGCCTCGGCTCCGCTGCCGCGGTGTGA
- the lpdA gene encoding dihydrolipoyl dehydrogenase codes for MPHYDVAILGAGPGGYVAAVRASQLGLKVAIIEEKYWGGVCLNVGCIPSKALLKNADLAHQFHHKADLFGISGDVHFDFGVAWDRSRKVADTHVKGIHYLMKKNKVDEYEGRGSFTGPNAIRVTKADGSTEDVTFDNAIISTGSKVRLLPGVQIGGNIVTYEEQILARDLPQSIVIVGAGAIGMEFAFVMVNYGVKVTIIEFLDRALPNEDADVSKEIARQYKGYGVDILTSTKVETVTDHGDRVTVTYTPAAGGETQSIDADKVMMSIGFAANVEGFGLENTGVKLTDRGAIDIDDHMRTNVPHIYAIGDVTAKLQLAHVAEAQGVVAAETIGKTETMTLGDYRMMPRATFCSPQVASFGLTEQQARDAGYDVKVAKFPFSANGKANGLGEPIGFVKLIADGEHLELLGGHLIGPDVSELLPELTLAQKWDLTALEAARNVHTHPTLSEAVQEAFHGLAGHMINL; via the coding sequence ATGCCTCACTACGACGTCGCCATCCTCGGCGCGGGGCCCGGCGGGTACGTCGCGGCCGTCCGTGCTTCTCAGCTCGGCCTCAAGGTCGCGATCATCGAAGAGAAGTACTGGGGCGGTGTCTGCCTCAACGTCGGCTGCATCCCCTCGAAGGCTCTGCTCAAGAACGCCGACCTCGCGCACCAGTTCCACCACAAGGCCGATCTGTTCGGCATCTCGGGTGATGTGCACTTCGACTTCGGGGTCGCATGGGATCGCAGCCGCAAGGTGGCCGATACCCACGTCAAGGGCATCCACTACCTGATGAAGAAGAACAAGGTCGACGAGTACGAGGGGCGCGGATCGTTCACCGGTCCGAACGCGATCCGTGTGACCAAGGCCGACGGCTCCACCGAGGACGTCACCTTCGACAACGCGATCATCTCCACCGGCTCCAAGGTCCGCCTGCTTCCCGGCGTGCAGATCGGCGGCAACATCGTCACCTACGAGGAGCAGATCCTCGCCCGCGACCTGCCGCAGTCGATCGTCATCGTCGGCGCCGGCGCCATCGGCATGGAGTTCGCCTTCGTCATGGTGAACTACGGCGTCAAGGTCACGATCATCGAGTTCCTCGACCGGGCCCTGCCCAACGAGGACGCCGACGTCTCCAAGGAGATCGCGCGCCAGTACAAGGGCTACGGCGTCGACATCCTCACCTCGACCAAGGTCGAGACGGTCACCGACCACGGCGACCGCGTCACCGTGACCTACACCCCGGCGGCCGGCGGCGAGACGCAGTCGATCGACGCCGACAAGGTCATGATGTCGATCGGCTTCGCCGCAAACGTCGAGGGCTTCGGGCTCGAGAACACCGGCGTGAAGCTCACCGACCGCGGCGCCATCGACATCGACGACCACATGCGCACCAACGTGCCGCACATCTACGCGATCGGCGACGTCACCGCCAAACTGCAGCTGGCCCACGTGGCCGAGGCGCAGGGCGTCGTCGCCGCCGAGACGATCGGCAAGACCGAGACGATGACCCTCGGCGACTACCGCATGATGCCGCGCGCCACGTTCTGCTCGCCGCAGGTCGCCTCGTTCGGCCTCACCGAGCAGCAGGCGCGCGACGCCGGCTACGACGTCAAGGTCGCCAAGTTCCCGTTCTCGGCGAACGGCAAGGCGAACGGCCTGGGCGAGCCCATCGGCTTCGTCAAGCTCATCGCGGACGGCGAGCACCTCGAGCTGCTCGGCGGTCACCTCATCGGCCCCGACGTCTCGGAGCTGCTGCCCGAGCTGACGCTCGCCCAGAAGTGGGACCTCACTGCTCTCGAGGCCGCGCGCAACGTCCACACGCACCCGACGCTGTCGGAGGCCGTGCAGGAGGCCTTCCACGGCCTCGCCGGCCACATGATCAACCTCTGA
- a CDS encoding CinA family protein: MKQKVLAVSPGPVVSARCAEEMAAGVAAQLDADAAVATTGVGGPDSEEGRDPGTVYIGWWVHGQTGSRLYTFDGTPEEVLEATVAAVLTDLLRAMDAAERRAS; encoded by the coding sequence GTGAAGCAGAAGGTGCTGGCGGTGTCGCCGGGGCCGGTGGTGAGCGCCCGGTGCGCGGAGGAGATGGCCGCCGGTGTGGCAGCGCAGCTGGACGCGGATGCCGCCGTCGCGACGACCGGTGTGGGCGGACCCGACAGCGAGGAGGGCCGGGATCCGGGAACGGTCTACATCGGGTGGTGGGTCCACGGGCAGACCGGCAGCAGGCTGTACACCTTCGACGGCACGCCGGAAGAGGTCCTCGAAGCGACGGTCGCTGCCGTGCTCACCGACCTCCTCCGAGCCATGGATGCCGCCGAGCGCCGTGCATCCTGA
- a CDS encoding class I SAM-dependent methyltransferase, translated as MAGIELSQPMADQLRAEASADETPVTVGDMATTTVSGVFSLVYVVWNSIGNLRTQDEQVACFQNAADHLAPGGRFVIELWVPPLRRFPPGQTAVPFDVSDSHLGFDTMDPVTQQGTSHHYTRDNDGSIRYGASNFRFIWPAECDLMARLAGLVFEGRNEDWKRTLFTSDTTSHVSVWRKP; from the coding sequence GTGGCCGGCATCGAGTTGTCGCAGCCGATGGCCGACCAGCTGCGGGCCGAGGCATCCGCCGACGAGACCCCCGTCACGGTCGGCGACATGGCGACCACCACGGTCTCGGGAGTCTTCTCGCTCGTCTACGTCGTGTGGAACAGCATCGGCAATCTCCGCACCCAGGACGAGCAGGTGGCGTGCTTCCAGAACGCCGCCGACCATCTCGCGCCCGGCGGACGTTTCGTCATCGAGTTGTGGGTGCCGCCGCTGCGGCGGTTCCCACCCGGACAGACTGCGGTCCCGTTCGACGTCAGCGACTCCCACCTCGGCTTCGACACGATGGATCCCGTCACGCAGCAGGGCACCTCGCACCACTACACGCGGGACAACGACGGCTCGATCCGGTACGGCGCGAGCAACTTCCGCTTCATCTGGCCCGCCGAGTGCGACCTCATGGCGCGACTGGCGGGTCTCGTGTTCGAGGGTCGAAACGAGGATTGGAAGCGCACGCTCTTCACCTCCGACACCACCAGCCACGTGTCGGTATGGCGCAAGCCATGA
- a CDS encoding MBL fold metallo-hydrolase — MLLTKFTHATVRFEKNDATVITDPGTVSPESAELLASALGVLVTHEHFDHFDPDAVREALAVNPQLTIYGPPGLAALVEGHDHRFVTVAPGDSFSVGPFAVQAFGGTHAVIHPDMPTVSNISFLVDGRVFHPGDSYALPGVPVETLLMPTSGPWTSIRQAVDFIRGVAPTRAIQIHELELSEVGREYALYFLGVDGVGGVPISDLPYGESVEV, encoded by the coding sequence ATGCTGCTTACCAAGTTCACTCACGCTACGGTGCGCTTCGAGAAAAACGACGCTACCGTCATCACGGACCCCGGCACCGTCAGTCCGGAATCTGCCGAGTTGCTCGCGAGCGCCCTCGGCGTCCTCGTGACGCACGAACATTTCGATCATTTCGACCCGGACGCGGTGCGGGAGGCGCTCGCGGTGAACCCGCAGCTCACGATCTACGGCCCGCCTGGTCTGGCGGCACTCGTGGAGGGGCATGACCATCGTTTCGTGACGGTAGCGCCGGGCGATTCCTTCAGCGTCGGTCCCTTCGCCGTTCAGGCGTTCGGGGGGACGCACGCCGTCATCCACCCAGACATGCCGACCGTTTCGAACATCTCGTTCCTCGTGGATGGCCGCGTGTTCCATCCGGGCGACTCGTACGCGCTTCCCGGTGTACCCGTCGAAACGCTGCTGATGCCGACGAGCGGTCCATGGACATCAATCCGGCAGGCTGTCGATTTCATACGTGGAGTCGCCCCCACTCGCGCCATCCAGATCCACGAGCTCGAACTCAGCGAGGTGGGCCGAGAGTATGCGCTGTACTTCCTCGGCGTGGACGGTGTGGGAGGAGTACCGATCTCGGACCTGCCATATGGAGAGTCCGTCGAAGTCTGA